The Syngnathus scovelli strain Florida chromosome 17, RoL_Ssco_1.2, whole genome shotgun sequence sequence AGATGGTGCCGGATTTGACCTGTGCGCAAAATTGAGCTTCAGTTTGCTGTCAATGTGACATTAGCATGACAATGTTTAGTCTCATCTACCTGCCAAAGGTCAAGACCAATCACACCGATGTTGTCAAACTTGTAGATGGTCGCGTCAGGGCTGTAGTCAGGATTGTCAATCTCAGGGTGCACCCAGACTCCTTTGTAGTTGGGATTGTCCATCTGCTTGGGTTTCCAGTCTCCCTGCAACAAAGGGTAAAATTAGGGGCACATGGGAAATTGACGAGAGTAGGATCTCGACAGCCTGAAATGAACTAGGAATTGCTGCAGTGAGTTTTGTTGGAAGCACAAATCTTGACATGAGTTACTTTAGAGCATCTGTCTGTTATAAAAGCAGTGCTCTGCTGTCATCTTGTGGCATATACATGCAATGAAAATTGACAGCAGTATTGGCTAGAATTGCAGATCCTTGGAGTATTTCAGACACCTGAGAGCTGTtttaattgtagtaaaaatTTGCAagattgggtaaaaaaaaaatcagtttttaaTCACCTACCTTGTATTCTGGGTTGGGGATCATGGGAGGCTCCCATTCTCCATCCATGTCTTCGTCCCAGTCATCTGGCTTTTTGGCATCAGGGTCAGGGATGTTTTCAGGCTTGTCCCAGTCCTGAAGAGTGAAGGTATTTCCAAGATCAACTGGTAATCTGGGCACTTCTTGGTATTTAAGTTATGGTGTCATCCAAAGGTAAATAGTTTCAGTTTATTGTAATTTATCATTTTCACACAGTTAATGCTAAAATATTACTTTTCTTTCTCACCTCGGGCTTGGTGTCGTCGGGATCGTCGATCTTGGCGCGGTCATCCCAGTCCTCTGGCTTCTTGGCTTCAGGGTCCTTGATCTTCTTTGGGGGCAGGAAGTCCCAGTCCTCTTCCAGGCTGCCCGACTCCACCTTCTTGTTGTCGATCTTCACTTCGTAGGTCTGGTCGGGCTTTAGGATCAGCGTGTACAGGTGGGTGAGTTCAtcgtcctgaaaaaaaaaagaacaagggTTAAAATTCGATGAGAAATCTATATTTATGGGATTTGGAAGTCAGCTTCTGAAATATATATGAATAAATTACCATGCACTTGATTTCCTTCTTGATGAGGTGATTCTGGCCCTTATAATTGAAAATGACATGGACCTTTTTGGTGCTATAGCCACAAATGTCCGGGCCTGTGCGAAGCAAATGATCACAATCATTACAGCTCGCAAGTGGTTCACCTAAACTCAAAGCTGGGGGGTGGCGGGGCTGTAACTTACCAAACATGATGTAGTATGTGGACTCCCCGTGCATGGCGGTCTGTTCCATGTCCGCCGGGAAGACCTTGACGTAGCCGCCGCCGCAGTCAATCTTCTGCTCGTGTTTGACGGTGAACTGAATGACCAAACTCTTGCCTTCGTTACTGAACGGCTCAAATCGGATGGAGGATGCGTAGAAACGAGCATCCTGGCTTGTCTGGAGACCTAAAAACATAGGACAATATGACGTCACAGCATTCATCAAACCATTGACCTGTGCATTAGGTCAATGCCCTTAATGGCAAAGCCCAccaacatcatttatcatcaaatagattttttttcctattcgGTCCGAAATACCTGATGAATAAACTGAGAAATAATTGCATTTTGTTGATGCTTTAATACACTTTATTTCCTCTTAGTCTATGAACAAGTTTAGTTTTGCTTTCTTCCTTGTTCAACCATTTGCTCACCTttgtccttctcggcgtcgccaTAGAATTCGCCAGCCGTCAGTTTCCATTTGCCGTAGTCAGATTTGTGTTTGGAGTCCACCCAGCGACTTCTCCATTCATCTGCTcaacaaacaaatcaaaatcGGGGGGATTAATGACCTCAGTTTACACGAGAACACGCCTTCAAATCTCTTACACCAATTTTAAGAGGCGATGAGGCCTTTTTAGCAACCAGGGTGGAAACACATTTGGAAGTTTTAGCAGGTATTAAAAACactgtcaaattaaaaaaaaaggagctataAGCTAATTTGACATTTAATAGCGTGACATTAACTTTCGGTTTTGCTTTAACCTTACCGCCATCCAAGAACTCTTCCCGAAGGTACACCTTGGCTTGTACGCAATAGGCTACTAAAAGCGCCGTAATTGCAGCCAAAAGTTGCATTTTGCCCATCTTCTTTCTTTCCTCTCAGACTTGGTGCCCTTCTCGAGAGTCTTTTCGGAGAGACTTCACACTGGAGTGGAGTGTCTTACCAGAAGCAGCTCAAGCTAACAGATGTCCGCACGCCATAGGACGAGCACACGGCCTGGCTGGACCAATCACAGTGAACCACGAAACCGAGGATGCTTCTGGGGACTGATCCAGGATCTGCTATTTCTTTGACATGCTCTCACGCTGTACGTCAGTCAACCGATAGAGGTCGTAAATTCCAGCCTCAACATGGCTCAATCATGTTGGCTCTATTATCATGTTTAAATTTTGCGCTTTCTTGTAACAAAGGTAAGTTTAAAATATGTGTAACAACATCACACACTATGAACGTGGTTTTGTTATTACAAAAATGCCATTGTAAATGTAAAGTAAAAGGGCCCCAGTGGACCGATGCTATATCATATGTAGTAGAAAGTAGGAACATTTCTACTCAGATTTGACCAGGCTCGACTGTTAAAATTAGGTGACAAGCCCTTAAAACACCCTAAAAATACATTAACGTTAGttttacaaaaaagaaaacacaaaactTTACGTAGAAATTATATTGTGGTGAATACTGATCTCCATACATAACAAGCTGTACAGTTGTGATGAAAGGTCAACTATAGTGTAGCCAATAATGGTTAAAAATAATTCTATTGTATTTTAATTGACCTTTTACATTTGTAACCGGCACCAATAAATGTGTACAGCAAAAGAAATTCATTTCCTGGTGTCATTGAACGCACCACAAGATTCCAGCGCCAAGAATGGGAATAAACCAAATAACACCGacgtggatttaaaaaaaatactatatgTATTTATTGGCAAATTGTAAAATACAATCGAAGCGTTTTTAGTTCAGCACGACGCAAGTATGACGTGTGATTTATGACGTAGTTACGACACACAATTACACGCTTTcctaaacaacaacaacaaagtacgCGCACGTGCAACGTACACGTCAAAACTGGAACATTCCAAACCGAAAAAAAGAACGACGTAAGAAGCAAGTACAATGACGAAATGCTGAAAGACATAGGGTCAAACTTCgaaacaaaaacactttttctttcattgtcTTACACGCAGATTTTACTCAAATGCGCTCTCTGGAAAAACGAGccatttccaatttttttgGGCACAGCAGAATTAGCATACCGAGCGTTAGCTTAACATGCTCCAGGTGATCACTTAATTATATATCATCAATTTCTTTTCAAATGCTATTTTGTAATTGTAAAATTTTATTAAggtattttgttgttgtctgaTTTATATTGATGTAAAGGGAGCTCTCATAGTTTAGtttaaatataatattatattttattgttgtgttaagaTGTAGCACTTTGTCTTGAGTTTAAGTCAAATATCACGTGTCTAGTAATTATGAGTGGCTAATTATTATTAATCCTTTTTAATAATCCAAGCAGAAACTGGAGGAGTTTCTACCTTCAAAGTGACAACTCTGCTGGAGCTCTAAGTGATGGAGGCCCATGATGTCAGTGAAATACCAAACGGTGCAAATAGGACCACACCATTACGCAAACATTTAACGGGATGGTTTTTATCCTCAGGATGACCACAAGAATGCGAGGAAGCTGCGAAAGGAGCAATTGGGCCCTACACATCACTATGTGATCAACATGCTGGCCCTCAGGCTGCGCTTGACTCCGACAGCAGTGGAGCAGTTCATTCTGGACTACTCGGTGAGGATATATGTACATACAACACAAAAGTCACAAAAAAAGTTACAAAAAGTGGGGATAAATCCAAGGAATGCACACATGACGCTTTCTTGTGAGctgttgaaataaaaacaattttccacTGCAGACAGAAAAATTGTCCCTTTAATCACTTAAGTAGTTGTACGATGTGAAGTTTACTTATTTTTTATCTTGGTATGAtaagtttgtctttttgctgTCTTTCCTTATAGCTGGATCCTTTTGATAATTTCTTTGCCATTAATGGAAGCTCGAAACTTGCCTTTGTGTATCAAGTGACAAAACATCCTGGGCCAGGTAAGAAACATCCTTGAAAATTGACCATTTGTTCATTTGCATTAATTTCATGAGAACTAATATGGTTTCTCACCTCAGAATGTGGCCGTGCAATTCCTGGGCCCCGAAAAGCACTGCGACTCGTCCACGCCAATTTATCAAAGAAGCGCCTCACGGGCATATATTGCTCCTTCACTCGGGTCCGAGTGGATGTCGCTGTGACGGAAGACAACATACATCAGGTAGGAAATTCAAACACATTTATAAAAGCAACAGAGTGCTATGttgcatttgcatatgaataggttGGCTAACTAAATTCCTTCTGGCCTTCCACAGGAGTGTTATATTTATAGAATGAACAGcagcaaaaaaatacaactcaattTATAAGAATATTAATCATAATCACATACAATGGCGCTACCTGTTCTGGCTTCTTTTTACATAAATGAATTGGCAAGCAAATCATTTCTCCATATTATTTCCACTCTCCAGGAGACCTATTTTTCCATGTTTGATGCCCGCTATGGCTTCTATAAAGCCATCCAGAACAGCTTCAAAAACCTTCTGCCCGGTTTCCAAGCACTGCTAAAAGTTGACAGGACACAGCAGAGAGGCAAGATTAAGCCAAACTTTGAGCATATCTTCAAGAACATCCTTTTGGGCTTAGATGGTAAGGTTCCCATCTAATGGCATGACTTAAATAGTCCTGCATTCTATATTTGCCGTAATGATTGGACTTGTTTCCACTCCAGTGATCCAGATGAGCTACCAGAATGTTAAATTGGCAGAAACCAAGAACATTGACTTCAGTAAACTGGCATCCTTGCAAGATATGACCTTAGCAGCAACCGACAGTGACATGGTTACACATATGGAGGATCTCCTGATAAAGTGGACAAAGCAAATTGACCAGGTAGGGTCAAAAGAAACTCTATACCAGTGGTTCTTGACCTTATTGGAGGTACCGACCCCCACcaatttcatatgcgcattcaccgaaaccCCTCTTaagtgaaatttttttttttttcaaattcaagacatcagTGTttattactggtgcacaaaatgagccatgcatgaacatcaccttgttcaaagaacataaccaacacaatgcatgaactcaaaacaaattatTGTACATACCTGTAAAatctgtgacttctgctgttgcctttgcgagaccagttcagatatgtgccgtcatgaatttacacaataaatcaggtgtgttgggaCCTtcacagtggaggctctgccgaacccctgagaccgactcaccgaacccctagggttccatccaacccaggttaagaaccactgctctatacGAAGAAAAGGTCTCAGTGTGGAAAACGCCGTACGGTTTGTCTGCAATGAGCAGGTCCTGTTGGCGACTCAAGCGCTGAAGCAAGGTCTTGTGACGGAGGGGCCGCTGAGCGAGCTGGATTACTGGAGGCAAACGCTCTTGAAGTTCAACTCCATCCTCAATCACATCAACAGCACAAAATGCAAGGCCGTCATAACCGTGCTCAGACTTAACCGCTCGAAAGCACTGAAGGTATGGATGCTCCATTGGTCACGGTCAGAAATATTGTTTTATAAATTCAGATTTCATATCAATATTGTTGGgtgtaaatacgattagacattaaatcactcgctggaatgaagaggggaagacaaccagaacaggtttactcgcgaggagaacgatagagaaagcaatctcagttacaacctccatcagttctgagtccttattccacgtgcccctctttttaatgttatggttgccctggttacagaggcgttgctacactaagggagggaggattgtgtctgtagcgacgctgattagcaaaagaatgtagtgtggtgtgaattagcacttcgttgttggctcgtgaccccccgcagaggccgtccccagccgtcttccctcacagttggctgactcgtcctcgactatgatcaaataccttgaagcacgttgattgccgctttgctgtggaacaaatgcaactagaccattgctaactttatctacttggtaaattaacacacaataataataagtaacttgtcctaaacacttcaacacacattaagcaaacgtgaggtaactggtatgcagttccttaaacaaacattgagtaaatatgggataacttttatgcaactacttctaactgtacgtaacccttaacaaagaaaaacaagtctgataaactacaatctatgaaccaaacctaccgctaaatgaaaaggaatgaagttcctgtgaatcaaacaaagaacatgtcacctatgcaaataagccctgctcattgttagtgaaggcctcttacgggaacaaacacagacaacataaggacaggaaggatacaaatggctgacagggatcaaaagacatccctatcactaaaaaggaagaacctagataaaaggaaagataaactcgtaaaggcgaggcctcgaggtctggcaggccaaagcttcacttaaaattattccaacaaataTTAAAATTATAATGATTACGAGTGACCCGATGAGTTATTGAAGCTGCAGTCCATGCCGTCGCTCCACCaagtttttttgctttgacttgctcGCAAAAAAGTATGATCCAATTTATGATACTGCCTCCTGCACTCCAGGAAGAGAACAAAGTGGCACTGGATTAAATTAACGGTCTGATTATTTGCATTATGTTGTCTTGGTTAGGTGTGGCCGATGCTGGAGTCCAGGGTGACAGACAACTTCAACGAGGCCAAGGACAATGTCAAGTTCCTGGACACGCTGGCGAAGGTTTGCCAGCCTCTTTATACCAGCGACCCGGTATGTTCTCTCATTGATTTTAATCATTAGGTAGCTTTTGGAATGGTTTGCCGTCTAAAACAGTGTCATATTGTACCTGTCAGGCCACCATTGTGAAAAATGTGCAGAACATCATTAACGCGGTTCAGATAATCCACACGGTGTCGCGGTACTACCACACCAGTGAAAAGATATCCTCCATCTTCATCAAAGTGAGTCAATCCAAGTGGgctacacacacataacagaataTGCTGACAAGGATTAATCCCATATGATATGCAAATCAGGTCACAAACCAGATGATCATAGCATGCAGGCGATACATTTCCAATAACGGCACAGCAATATGGGACCAAGATGGGAAAAATGTTGTGATGAAAATACAGGTAAGGGAGACAACCATGCCAGTTATGAGGAGTGGGATATACAGGAAGTATTTGACTTTTGCTGAATTGATCTTTTGATAGGAGTGCCTTGGTTTGTATCGGGAGTACGAGTCTTGCTTGAAGAATACACAGGAAAAATCAAAAGAAATGCTAGGACAGAGGCCCTTTGGTTTCTCAGAGATGCACGTGTTGAGGAAGTTTGAGGTCTTCTGCAAGCGTCTCGAACATGTACGATTCCGCTTTCATATGCTGCCTTTTATCCACATCTATGCGTTTGATATAAATTGAGCGGATTAGCAAATAGGAATTGATTCAACGCTAACAGGCTTACATTTAGTGAGCTGAAATCTTTTGCAGATCACCAAAATAATGTCAGTGTTCAAGACGTTCGAATGCCTGGCCAAGTCCAACATCGAGGGCATCGAGACTCTGGCCGGGCAGTTCCGCAAAGTCTCCGCTGAGCTGAAGAACAAGCAGGCGGATGTGTTTGCGTCAAGGACGGTGGCCTTCGAAGCGGACTACGAAGTCTTCATGACTCATATAAGTACCCTGGAGGTACATAGCCACAGACTGCtgtgtacacacacatatatatatatatatatatatatatatatatatatatatatatatatatatatatatatatatatatatatatatatatatatatatatatatatatatttttttttttttgcttttacatcatagttaagtcaagtcaagtttatttgtatagccctaaatcacaaacagtctcaaagggcttcacatagccaaaattgacaattattctcaaagcatcccctgatcttaagctcccaaaagggcaaggaaaaactcaaaaaaaccctgccaggggaaaatgagaaaccttgagaaggaaccacagatggaaggatccccctttcaggatcaccaggttgtaatggatgcagagagggcacaagtaataaataatatgaaaatcaatgaaaaaatggatgtcggaggtgccctcgattgtcctggcggtgtcttcaaggaggttgagctgcagtttcttcatcttgaattggtccccgagcatccaggtagccgctatcagcttttgagccacctaaccccctccccagccaaggaggggtgggcagagagaacaaaacaaactccggccaaatcggccactacaagttagttaaaggccatctcatagaaatgtgtctttaaacgtgtcatgtgtttctactgaggtagtagttctaatatccattggtagggcattccaaagctctggagcccgaatagagaatgctctagaccctgcagacattttcctggccctcggtgtaactaaaagactagcgaacgaaggttacgagacggaacataaggaatgactaggtcgacgagatatgaaggtgctaagccatgcagtgatttataggttagtagaagaaccttgaagtcatatcttaaatggaccgggagccaatgtaatttggctaatattggggtaatgtgatcaaattttcttgaccgtgagagcagccttgcagcggcattttgcactaactgtagacttttgatactggacttaggaagaccagagtataatacattacagtagtccaggcgcgacgtgacgaacgcatgtataatagtttccgcatccccgaacTATAGTTAACTTTTTACATGGGCAGCAACTTAAGAACAGAATGATTATGATTTTACATATTACCTTGCAGCAGGCGTCAGCTTGTGGAGTACTAATTCAAATGAGTTCctatgattgtttttgttttgcaggaGCAGCTCAAAGTTTTCATGAACTCAAGTTATGCCAGGTTTGACACATCCCAGCAAGCTCTCGGTGTAATACAACGGTGAGTCCAAACTCAGTGTCATTGTTTTGAACTATATTTTTGTAATGCGCatttttttgtgcatgtgtcGTTGTTGTTTGCAGTTTTCAGAAACTAAACATTCCCTGTCTGAAGGCGGAAATGCCCGTTGCTTTGGGCGCTATTCTCCAGCTCTACGTCTCAGAAGTGGAGGCGGTGGCAAAGGTAAGGTTGCATGTGAAATTGTCGTTCTAGTGATGTCACACTCATGTCCTACGTTCATTCATTTTCTCGCAGCTATTTGACAAGCAAAACGAGGATCCGCCTTTGGGTCGAAACATGCCGCCTGTCTCCGGCAGGCTCCGCTGGGCTCGCCACCTTTACAAGAAAATACACGAGCCCATATCGTACATACGCGTAAGCTGGAATGAGCTCCGATACGAGATCCGTCCATTCCAAAATCTGCGTTAGGATGAGCTCATTTAATTTTCGGGGTTTGCAGGAGAACTCCGACATCCTGACCACCCTCGAGGGACGCGCTGTCGTCAAATTGTACAATCAGACTACGGCCGCATTGCAACGCTTTGAGTCGGACCAGCACAAAGCTTGGACAGCTGAAGTGTCCAAACTAGATTATGGTTTGTTCTCTGGCAATTGTGTTAAGGAGCTCCAGTCAACCATCTCAAAATAAATTTAGTGGCACGCagtaatattattttatatctCAACAGCCTTGAATACAACGCTATTGATTCGCTGCACCGTTACGGGCAAGTACTTGGTCAACTTTGATACCAAAATAAGTGAAGCCATTCAGGAGGCCAGCAGTTTGGTGAAGATGGGCCTGGAAGTCCCCAAGCAGGCTTTGCATTTCCTCAAGTGTGAGCACCAATTAAAGACGTATCACCATCGTCTTCacgtaagtctttttttttttttcatttgctgttCCCACTATACATTGACAACCTAACGGTCTCCTCCTGTGATTCCTCATGTAGACCATTGTGATAGAGTACAAGCAAATTTGTGAAAACATCCCAGAGGATTTTAACAACATGATGACATCAAAGACCAACCAAGTAAGATCTTGTGTGATTGCCACACAAAAGTTACTCATGTGTCACAATGTATGTTTGCGTCCTATTACAAGATTGATTCCCTCCTTCGCTACGGGTCAGTGATGGTCATGTGGTCATCGCTGCTTCTGGAGAAGTACTTTACAAATATTGACAGTGTCTTGACTGAACTCAAGCAAATCTTGAAGAAGGTATGTGACTGTACCTCAATTTCAAATGAGGAATTCTGAGTGATAGATTCAAGCTAGTGTTGGGATTTTAGTTTCATCAGGTCTAGGGCTTTAGGTTTTGTGACCTTAAATCATGTTTCTACTCTTTCCAGGTGCAAGACATCTGT is a genomic window containing:
- the LOC125984541 gene encoding calreticulin, with translation MGKMQLLAAITALLVAYCVQAKVYLREEFLDGDEWRSRWVDSKHKSDYGKWKLTAGEFYGDAEKDKGLQTSQDARFYASSIRFEPFSNEGKSLVIQFTVKHEQKIDCGGGYVKVFPADMEQTAMHGESTYYIMFGPDICGYSTKKVHVIFNYKGQNHLIKKEIKCMDDELTHLYTLILKPDQTYEVKIDNKKVESGSLEEDWDFLPPKKIKDPEAKKPEDWDDRAKIDDPDDTKPEDWDKPENIPDPDAKKPDDWDEDMDGEWEPPMIPNPEYKGDWKPKQMDNPNYKGVWVHPEIDNPDYSPDATIYKFDNIGVIGLDLWQVKSGTIFDNFLITDDVKEAEDIGNETWGVTKEPERKMKEEQDDVKRKEEEEKNKEQDAHGEDEDGEDEDDNDDEDEDDENENEDEDDEKPKDEL